From the genome of Streptomyces sp. NBC_00659, one region includes:
- the rlmN gene encoding 23S rRNA (adenine(2503)-C(2))-methyltransferase RlmN: MPKPGELTFVAPRGAKKPPRHLADLTPAERKEAVAAIGEKPFRAKQLSQHYFARYAHDPAEWTDIPAASRGKLQEALLPELMTVVRHLSTDQDTTRKTLWRLFDGTLVESVLMRYPDRVTMCISSQAGCGMNCPFCATGQAGLDRNLSTGEIVHQIVDGMRALRDGEIPGGPARLSNIVFMGMGEPLANYKRVVGAIRALTDPEPDGLGLSQRGITVSTVGLVPAINRFADEGFKCRLAISLHAPDDELRDTLVPVNTRWQVREVLDAGWEYAAKSGRRLSIEYALIRDINDQAWRGDRLGRMLKGKPVHVNLIPLNPTPGSKWTASRPEDEKAFVEAIAAHGVPVTVRDTRGQEIDGACGQLAATER; encoded by the coding sequence ATGCCGAAGCCCGGAGAACTCACCTTTGTCGCGCCGCGCGGAGCCAAGAAGCCGCCGCGGCACCTTGCCGATCTCACGCCCGCCGAGCGCAAAGAGGCGGTTGCCGCGATCGGTGAGAAGCCGTTTCGTGCCAAGCAGCTCTCGCAGCACTACTTCGCCCGGTACGCGCACGACCCCGCCGAGTGGACGGACATCCCGGCCGCCTCGCGCGGCAAGCTCCAGGAAGCGCTGCTTCCCGAGCTGATGACGGTCGTGCGGCACCTGTCGACCGACCAGGACACCACCCGCAAGACGCTGTGGCGGCTCTTCGACGGCACGCTCGTCGAGTCCGTGCTGATGCGCTACCCGGACCGGGTGACCATGTGCATCAGCTCGCAGGCGGGCTGCGGGATGAACTGCCCGTTCTGCGCCACCGGACAGGCCGGCCTCGACCGGAACCTGTCCACCGGCGAGATCGTGCACCAGATCGTCGACGGTATGCGGGCGCTGCGTGACGGCGAGATCCCCGGGGGTCCGGCGCGGCTGAGCAACATCGTCTTCATGGGGATGGGCGAGCCGCTCGCCAACTACAAGCGGGTGGTCGGAGCGATCCGGGCCCTGACCGACCCCGAGCCGGACGGCCTCGGGCTCTCGCAGCGCGGTATCACGGTGTCGACGGTCGGGCTCGTCCCCGCCATCAACCGGTTCGCGGACGAGGGCTTCAAGTGCCGGCTCGCGATCTCCCTGCACGCCCCGGACGACGAGCTGCGCGACACCCTCGTCCCCGTGAACACGCGGTGGCAGGTGCGCGAGGTGCTGGACGCCGGATGGGAGTACGCGGCCAAGTCCGGGCGGCGCCTGTCGATCGAGTACGCCCTGATCCGGGACATCAACGACCAGGCGTGGCGTGGGGACCGGCTCGGGCGGATGCTCAAGGGCAAGCCCGTACATGTCAACCTCATCCCGCTGAACCCGACCCCGGGCTCGAAGTGGACCGCGTCGCGGCCCGAGGACGAGAAGGCGTTCGTCGAGGCGATCGCGGCCCATGGTGTCCCGGTCACTGTCCGGGACACCCGGGGGCAGGAGATCGACGGAGCGTGTGGCCAGCTCGCCGCGACCGAGCGGTAG
- a CDS encoding ABC transporter ATP-binding protein gives MVAPPDNDVLWARALHVKHNGSPALSGVSLGVREGEILAVGGPRGSGKTTLLLCLSGQLLPQQGEVWFNSSPVHTMGPLTRERLRRDRFGWIGPVPTLVPELNAWENTALPLMLRGWTRRAAKTASLEWLKRLDVGDCARKRPHALLQAERQRVAVARALAPAPTVLFADEPTAPLHRADQAHVLRTLTSAARSHGITVVLATHDPDTAALADRTVNLLDGRRVNTVHLPPVAETEGRAACSLSV, from the coding sequence ATGGTGGCCCCGCCTGACAACGACGTGCTCTGGGCACGCGCCCTGCACGTCAAGCACAACGGCTCGCCCGCGCTCAGCGGTGTCTCGCTCGGCGTCCGTGAGGGCGAGATCCTCGCCGTCGGCGGCCCGCGCGGCAGCGGCAAGACGACCCTCCTGCTGTGCCTGTCCGGCCAGCTCCTGCCGCAGCAGGGCGAGGTCTGGTTCAACAGCTCGCCCGTGCACACCATGGGCCCGCTCACCCGCGAGCGGCTGCGCCGGGACCGGTTCGGCTGGATCGGCCCCGTCCCGACACTGGTCCCCGAGCTGAACGCCTGGGAGAACACCGCCCTCCCGCTGATGCTGCGCGGCTGGACCCGCCGGGCCGCCAAGACCGCCTCCCTGGAGTGGCTCAAGCGCCTGGACGTCGGCGACTGCGCCCGCAAACGCCCGCACGCCCTGCTCCAGGCCGAACGGCAGCGCGTGGCCGTCGCCCGCGCCCTCGCCCCCGCCCCCACCGTGCTGTTCGCCGACGAGCCGACGGCCCCTCTGCACCGCGCCGACCAGGCTCATGTGCTGCGCACCCTGACCTCGGCGGCCCGCTCGCACGGCATCACCGTCGTCCTCGCCACCCACGACCCGGACACCGCGGCCCTCGCCGACCGCACGGTGAACCTGCTCGACGGACGGCGTGTGAATACCGTCCACCTGCCCCCGGTCGCCGAGACGGAAGGCCGGGCCGCGTGCTCGCTCTCCGTCTAG
- a CDS encoding ABC transporter ATP-binding protein — protein sequence MLLSLQGATVRFGGRPVLDAVDLDVAEHEIVCVLGPSGSGKSTLLRTVAGLQPLDAGRVVLDGRDQAAVPAHKRGVGLMFQDHQLFPQRDVGGNVAFGLRMRGTSRSGQAARVGELLDLVGLPGARDRAVASLSGGEQQRVALARALAPSPRLLMLDEPLGQLDRSLRERLVVELRQLFGELGTTVLAVTHDQGEAFALADRVVVMRDGRIAQSGTPLEVWQRPADSFVARFLGFDNVVEATVSGSAADTPWGKLPVPEGAPQGPGSLLVRPAGVRLVAVADGLPCTVAARTFRGTHVAVQLQPEGAPRLEAACALRDAPEPGDVVGVEFDAAEIVVLGAPAPAKRPARQAG from the coding sequence ATGCTGCTGAGCCTCCAGGGCGCGACCGTACGCTTCGGCGGGCGGCCCGTGCTCGACGCCGTCGACCTCGATGTCGCCGAGCACGAGATCGTGTGCGTGCTCGGGCCGAGCGGCAGCGGAAAGTCCACACTGCTGCGGACGGTCGCCGGACTGCAGCCGTTGGACGCGGGCCGTGTGGTGCTGGACGGACGGGACCAGGCGGCCGTTCCCGCGCACAAGCGGGGCGTCGGCCTGATGTTCCAGGACCATCAGCTCTTCCCGCAGCGGGACGTGGGCGGCAACGTGGCCTTCGGACTGCGGATGCGGGGCACGTCGAGGAGCGGACAGGCCGCCCGGGTGGGGGAGCTGCTGGACCTCGTCGGGCTGCCCGGAGCCCGGGACCGCGCCGTCGCCTCGCTCTCCGGCGGTGAGCAGCAGCGCGTGGCGCTGGCCCGCGCCCTCGCGCCGAGCCCCCGGCTGCTGATGCTCGACGAGCCGCTCGGCCAGCTGGACCGCTCGCTACGCGAACGGCTCGTCGTCGAACTCCGCCAGCTCTTCGGCGAGTTGGGGACGACGGTGCTCGCCGTCACGCACGACCAGGGCGAGGCCTTCGCGCTCGCGGACCGGGTCGTGGTGATGCGCGACGGGCGGATCGCCCAGTCCGGTACGCCACTCGAGGTCTGGCAGCGGCCCGCGGACTCCTTCGTGGCCCGCTTCCTCGGCTTCGACAACGTGGTCGAAGCGACCGTGAGCGGGAGTGCCGCCGACACCCCCTGGGGCAAGCTCCCGGTGCCCGAGGGCGCCCCCCAGGGGCCCGGAAGCCTCCTCGTGCGGCCCGCCGGTGTACGGCTCGTGGCCGTGGCGGACGGGCTGCCCTGCACGGTCGCCGCGCGCACCTTCCGGGGCACGCACGTCGCCGTACAGCTCCAGCCGGAGGGCGCGCCCCGGCTGGAGGCCGCGTGCGCGTTGCGGGACGCTCCGGAGCCCGGGGACGTGGTCGGGGTGGAGTTCGACGCCGCGGAGATCGTCGTCCTCGGGGCACCGGCCCCCGCGAAGCGGCCGGCGCGGCAGGCGGGTTGA
- a CDS encoding aspartate aminotransferase family protein, with amino-acid sequence MGNPIAVSTKDLSKTAYDHLWMHFTRMSSYENAPVPTIVRGEGTYIYDDKGKRYLDGLAGLFVVQAGHGRTELAETAFKQAQELAFFPVWSYAHPKAIELAERLAHHAPGDLNKVFFTTGGGEAVETAWKLAKQYFKLQGKPTKYKVISRAVAYHGTPQGALSITGLPALKAPFEPLVPGAHKVPNTNIYRAPLFGDDPEAYGRWAADQIEQEILFEGPDTVAAVFLEPVQNAGGCFPPPPGYFQRVREICDKYDVLLVSDEVICAFGRLGTMFGCDKFGYVPDMITCAKGMTSGYSPIGACIVSDRVAEPFYKGDNTFLHGYTFGGHPVSAAVALTNLDIFEREGLNQHVLDNEANFLQTLQKLHDLPIVGDVRGNGFFYGIELVKDKATKETFTDEESERVLYGFVSKKLFEYGLYCRADDRGDPVIQLSPPLISDQSTFDEIEGIVRQVLTEAWTKL; translated from the coding sequence GTGGGGAACCCGATAGCCGTGAGCACCAAGGACCTCAGCAAGACCGCGTACGACCACCTGTGGATGCACTTCACCCGCATGTCCTCGTACGAGAACGCGCCCGTCCCCACCATCGTCCGCGGTGAGGGCACCTACATCTACGACGACAAGGGCAAGCGCTACCTCGACGGTCTCGCGGGCCTGTTCGTGGTCCAGGCCGGCCACGGCCGCACCGAGCTGGCCGAGACGGCCTTCAAGCAGGCCCAGGAGCTGGCCTTCTTCCCGGTGTGGTCCTACGCCCACCCCAAGGCCATCGAGCTGGCCGAGCGTCTCGCGCACCACGCGCCGGGCGACCTGAACAAGGTGTTCTTCACCACCGGTGGCGGCGAGGCCGTCGAGACCGCGTGGAAGCTGGCCAAGCAGTACTTCAAGCTGCAGGGCAAGCCGACCAAGTACAAGGTCATCTCGCGTGCGGTCGCCTACCACGGCACCCCGCAGGGCGCCCTGTCGATCACCGGCCTGCCGGCTCTGAAGGCCCCCTTCGAGCCGCTGGTCCCGGGTGCCCACAAGGTCCCCAACACCAACATCTACCGCGCCCCGCTCTTCGGCGACGACCCGGAGGCCTACGGCCGCTGGGCCGCCGACCAGATCGAGCAGGAGATCCTCTTCGAGGGCCCGGACACCGTCGCCGCGGTCTTTCTGGAGCCGGTGCAGAACGCCGGCGGCTGCTTCCCGCCGCCGCCCGGCTACTTCCAGCGCGTGCGCGAGATCTGCGACAAGTACGACGTGCTGCTGGTCTCCGACGAGGTCATCTGCGCCTTCGGCCGCCTCGGCACGATGTTCGGCTGCGACAAGTTCGGCTACGTACCGGACATGATCACCTGCGCCAAGGGCATGACCTCGGGCTACTCCCCGATCGGCGCGTGCATCGTCTCCGACCGCGTCGCCGAGCCGTTCTACAAGGGCGACAACACCTTCCTGCACGGCTACACGTTCGGCGGCCACCCGGTCTCCGCGGCCGTGGCGCTCACCAACCTCGACATCTTCGAGCGTGAGGGCCTGAACCAGCACGTGCTGGACAACGAGGCCAACTTCCTGCAGACCCTGCAGAAGCTGCACGACCTGCCGATCGTCGGCGACGTCCGCGGCAACGGCTTCTTCTACGGCATCGAGCTGGTGAAGGACAAGGCCACCAAGGAGACCTTCACGGACGAGGAGTCGGAGCGCGTGCTCTACGGCTTCGTCTCCAAGAAGCTCTTCGAGTACGGCCTCTACTGCCGCGCCGACGACCGCGGTGACCCGGTCATCCAGCTGTCGCCGCCGCTGATCTCCGACCAGTCGACCTTCGACGAGATCGAGGGGATCGTCCGTCAGGTCCTGACGGAGGCGTGGACCAAGCTCTGA
- a CDS encoding ABC transporter permease, with protein sequence MVLPVAFFAVFFAWPVAAIVSRGLHGDGGWELGRIWDVATRSDIRHVLWFTTWQALASTALTLLVALPGAYVFARFDFRGKQMLRAVVTVPFVLPTVVVGTAFLALVGRGGLLDELWGVRLDTTVWAILLAHVFFNYAVVVRTVGGLWSQLDPRQEEAARMLGASRLAAWRRVTLPALGPAVAAAALMVFLFTFTSFGVVQILGGPTFSTLEVEIYRQTSEIFDLTTAAVLTIVQFVAVGAILAVHAATVRRRETALRLVAPATTARRPRGAGQWALLAGVLVSIAVLLVLPLAVLVQRSLGAPGLGYYRALADDDGGVFLVAPIEAVGNSLEYALAATAIAVLIGGLAAAALTRRAGRLMRGFDALLMLPLGVSAVTVGFGFLIALDEPPLDLRASWILVPLAQALVGVPFVVRTMLPVLRAVDGRLREAAAVLGASPWRVWREVDLPMVRRALLIAAGFAFAVSLGEFGATVFIARPDNPTLPVAVARLLGRAGDLNYGQAMALSTILMVVCAVALLLLERVRTDRTGEF encoded by the coding sequence ATGGTCCTGCCCGTCGCGTTCTTCGCGGTGTTCTTCGCCTGGCCGGTCGCCGCGATCGTCTCGCGTGGGCTCCACGGGGACGGCGGCTGGGAGCTCGGCCGGATCTGGGACGTGGCGACCCGCTCCGACATCCGGCACGTGCTGTGGTTCACCACCTGGCAGGCGCTCGCCTCGACGGCGCTCACGCTGCTGGTCGCGCTCCCCGGCGCGTACGTCTTCGCGCGCTTCGACTTCCGGGGCAAACAGATGCTCCGGGCCGTGGTGACGGTGCCCTTCGTGCTGCCGACCGTGGTCGTCGGCACGGCGTTCCTCGCGCTGGTCGGCCGGGGAGGGCTGCTCGACGAGCTGTGGGGCGTACGTCTGGACACCACGGTGTGGGCAATCCTGCTGGCGCATGTCTTCTTCAACTACGCCGTCGTCGTACGGACCGTCGGCGGGCTCTGGTCGCAGCTCGACCCGCGTCAGGAGGAGGCCGCGCGCATGCTCGGGGCCTCGCGTCTCGCGGCCTGGCGCAGGGTGACGCTGCCCGCGCTCGGGCCCGCCGTGGCCGCCGCCGCCCTCATGGTCTTCCTCTTCACCTTCACCTCGTTCGGTGTGGTGCAGATCCTCGGCGGCCCGACCTTCTCGACCCTCGAGGTCGAGATCTACCGGCAGACCTCCGAGATCTTCGACCTCACGACGGCGGCGGTGCTCACGATCGTCCAGTTCGTGGCCGTCGGCGCGATCCTCGCCGTGCACGCGGCGACCGTGCGCCGACGGGAGACCGCCCTGCGGCTGGTGGCGCCGGCGACGACCGCGCGCCGGCCGCGCGGTGCCGGGCAGTGGGCGCTCCTCGCGGGTGTGCTGGTGAGCATCGCGGTTCTGCTCGTTCTGCCGCTCGCCGTCCTCGTCCAGCGCTCCCTCGGCGCCCCGGGACTCGGCTACTACCGGGCCCTGGCCGACGACGACGGAGGTGTCTTCCTCGTCGCCCCGATCGAGGCGGTCGGCAACTCGCTGGAGTACGCGCTCGCCGCCACCGCCATCGCCGTGCTGATCGGCGGTCTGGCCGCGGCCGCCCTCACCCGGCGCGCGGGCCGGCTGATGCGGGGCTTCGACGCCCTGCTGATGCTGCCGCTCGGCGTCTCCGCGGTGACCGTGGGCTTCGGGTTCCTGATCGCCCTGGACGAGCCGCCGCTCGACCTGCGCGCGAGCTGGATCCTCGTGCCGCTGGCGCAGGCGCTGGTGGGCGTCCCCTTCGTCGTACGGACGATGCTGCCCGTGCTGCGAGCGGTGGACGGGCGGCTGCGGGAGGCCGCGGCCGTCCTCGGGGCGTCGCCGTGGCGGGTGTGGCGCGAGGTCGATCTGCCGATGGTGCGGCGGGCGCTGTTGATCGCGGCCGGGTTCGCCTTCGCCGTCTCCCTCGGCGAGTTCGGGGCGACCGTCTTCATCGCACGGCCCGACAACCCGACGCTGCCGGTCGCCGTCGCCCGGTTGCTCGGGCGCGCGGGAGATCTCAACTACGGCCAGGCGATGGCCCTTTCGACCATCTTGATGGTGGTGTGCGCGGTGGCGCTGCTGCTGTTGGAGCGGGTACGGACCGACCGGACCGGGGAGTTCTAG
- a CDS encoding thiamine ABC transporter substrate-binding protein, protein MAAGLGLVALPVLSACGSSGDSGSGDSKTVTLVSHDSWLVSKSVLADFEKQSGYKVRVLKDGDAGQAVNKAVLTKDNPQGDVFFGVDNTLLSRALDNGLFQPYEAKGAEQVLPEYRTDQDKHRVTPIDTGDICVNYDKAWFSEHKLAPPRSFDDLVKPAYKNLLVTENAATSSPGLGFLLGSAAHYGDKGWEDYWTKLKANGVKVVDGWEQAYNEEFSGSAGGKKAKADRPLVVSYASSPPAEVIYADPKPATAPTGVADGTCFRQVEYAGLLSNAKNAKGGKAFLDFLLTKEFQEDMPLNMFVYPVREGARVPAEFTRFGPQAKDPEILAPAKIAADRDQWVKSWTSLVLK, encoded by the coding sequence ATGGCCGCCGGGCTCGGCCTCGTCGCGCTGCCCGTGCTGTCCGCGTGCGGCTCGTCCGGCGACTCGGGCTCGGGCGATTCGAAGACGGTCACGCTCGTCAGCCACGACTCGTGGCTCGTGTCGAAGAGCGTGCTGGCCGACTTCGAGAAGCAGTCAGGCTACAAGGTCCGCGTCCTCAAGGACGGCGACGCCGGGCAGGCCGTGAACAAGGCCGTTCTGACCAAGGACAACCCCCAGGGCGACGTCTTCTTCGGCGTCGACAACACCCTGCTCTCCCGCGCGCTCGACAACGGGCTGTTCCAGCCGTACGAGGCCAAGGGCGCGGAGCAGGTCCTGCCGGAGTACCGGACCGACCAGGACAAGCACCGGGTCACGCCCATCGACACCGGCGACATCTGCGTCAACTACGACAAGGCCTGGTTCAGCGAGCACAAGCTGGCGCCGCCGCGGTCCTTCGACGACCTGGTCAAGCCCGCGTACAAGAACCTCCTCGTCACCGAGAACGCCGCCACCTCCTCGCCCGGCCTCGGCTTCCTGCTCGGGTCCGCCGCGCACTACGGCGACAAGGGCTGGGAGGACTACTGGACGAAGCTCAAGGCCAACGGCGTGAAGGTCGTGGACGGCTGGGAGCAGGCGTACAACGAGGAGTTCTCGGGGTCCGCCGGAGGCAAGAAGGCCAAGGCCGACCGGCCGCTCGTCGTCTCGTACGCCTCCTCGCCGCCCGCCGAGGTCATCTACGCCGACCCGAAGCCCGCCACGGCCCCGACCGGCGTCGCGGACGGCACCTGCTTCCGGCAGGTGGAGTACGCGGGCCTGCTCAGCAATGCCAAGAACGCCAAGGGCGGCAAGGCGTTCCTGGACTTCCTGCTCACCAAGGAGTTCCAGGAGGACATGCCGCTCAACATGTTCGTCTACCCGGTCCGTGAGGGCGCGCGGGTGCCCGCGGAGTTCACCCGGTTCGGTCCGCAGGCCAAGGATCCCGAGATCCTGGCGCCCGCGAAGATCGCCGCCGACCGCGACCAGTGGGTCAAGTCGTGGACCTCACTCGTACTGAAGTAA
- a CDS encoding LOG family protein — MLPTPLHVSHDREIESLAEFDEAVSAGGSLAGFRVQAVDLTGRTRDLLSADTGGAVFLGCPMEPEAAARVRLSGALVFPPVPGLPLDPYRGRLYSPDELFASLDAGYESTPDARAYAWFQRTKADGDIFASMVRAVHDDSVSDALEELLVGVRVVGVMGGHAMARGTEAYAGAARLGRTLARSGLMVATGGGPGAMEAANLGAYAAPFDDGMLDEALRVLAAVPSFTPSVTDWARAAFEVRERWPSGGASVGIPTWFYGHEPPNAFAAHIAKYFANATREDGLLARSNAGVVFLPGAAGTVQEIFDNATPNYYGSRGEPTPMVLVDREHWTEKYPAWALLTSLARERPMESRIALVDGVDDAPEALKHLGP, encoded by the coding sequence GTGCTGCCAACTCCTCTTCACGTCTCCCACGACCGTGAGATCGAATCCCTCGCCGAGTTCGACGAGGCCGTCTCGGCGGGCGGCTCGCTCGCCGGGTTCCGGGTCCAGGCCGTCGATCTGACGGGCCGTACGCGGGACCTGCTGTCCGCGGACACCGGGGGTGCCGTGTTCCTCGGCTGTCCGATGGAGCCCGAGGCGGCCGCGCGGGTCCGGCTCTCGGGTGCGCTCGTCTTCCCGCCCGTACCGGGCCTCCCCCTCGACCCCTACCGGGGCCGGCTCTACTCTCCCGACGAGCTCTTCGCCTCGCTCGACGCGGGGTACGAGTCGACGCCCGACGCCCGCGCGTACGCCTGGTTCCAGCGGACCAAGGCCGACGGCGACATATTCGCGTCGATGGTGCGCGCGGTCCACGACGACTCCGTCTCGGACGCGCTCGAAGAACTCCTCGTCGGCGTACGGGTGGTGGGCGTGATGGGCGGCCACGCGATGGCGCGCGGCACGGAGGCGTACGCGGGGGCCGCACGGCTCGGCCGCACCCTCGCGCGCTCCGGCCTCATGGTCGCCACCGGCGGTGGCCCCGGCGCCATGGAGGCGGCGAACCTCGGCGCGTACGCGGCCCCGTTCGACGACGGCATGCTCGACGAGGCTCTGCGTGTACTGGCCGCCGTCCCCTCGTTCACCCCTTCCGTCACGGACTGGGCGCGCGCGGCGTTCGAGGTGCGCGAGCGCTGGCCCTCGGGCGGCGCCTCGGTCGGCATCCCCACCTGGTTCTACGGCCACGAGCCGCCGAACGCCTTCGCCGCGCACATCGCCAAGTACTTTGCCAACGCGACCCGTGAGGACGGACTGCTGGCCCGCTCGAACGCGGGGGTCGTCTTCCTTCCGGGCGCCGCCGGGACCGTACAGGAGATCTTCGACAACGCGACCCCCAACTACTACGGATCCAGAGGCGAGCCGACCCCCATGGTCCTGGTGGACCGGGAGCACTGGACCGAGAAGTACCCCGCCTGGGCGCTGCTGACGTCGCTGGCCAGGGAGCGCCCGATGGAGTCGCGCATCGCCCTCGTCGACGGCGTCGATGACGCTCCGGAAGCGCTCAAACACCTGGGACCTTAA
- a CDS encoding GYD domain-containing protein encodes MPKFLIQARYTPEGAKGLLKEGASGRRAAVEHVVAGLGGSVEAMYFSFGEDDFVCILDFPDAVSMAAVSLSVKASGALHTRATPLLTLDEVDEAARREVAFRPPGA; translated from the coding sequence ATGCCGAAGTTCCTCATCCAGGCCCGCTACACCCCCGAGGGGGCGAAGGGCCTGCTCAAGGAAGGCGCGAGCGGCCGCCGCGCCGCCGTCGAGCACGTCGTCGCCGGCCTCGGCGGGAGCGTCGAAGCCATGTACTTCTCCTTCGGAGAGGACGACTTCGTGTGCATCCTCGACTTCCCCGACGCGGTCTCCATGGCCGCCGTCAGCCTCAGCGTCAAGGCCAGCGGTGCCCTCCACACCCGGGCCACACCGCTTCTCACCCTCGACGAAGTCGACGAGGCCGCCCGCAGAGAGGTCGCCTTCCGTCCTCCGGGCGCGTAG
- a CDS encoding Lrp/AsnC family transcriptional regulator, with the protein MHSELVASRSAEPRDSRESRNGSPQLDTVSLAIIEQLQQDGRRPYAAIGKAVGLSEAAVRQRVQKLLDQGVMQIVAVTDPLTVGFRRQAMVGVNVEGDLDPVAEALTAMSEVEYVVMTAGSFDILAEIVCEDDDHLLDVINKRIRALPGVRSTESFVYLKLKKQTYMWGTR; encoded by the coding sequence GTGCACAGTGAGCTCGTGGCCAGTCGAAGTGCGGAACCCAGGGACTCCCGCGAGTCCAGGAACGGCAGTCCCCAGTTGGACACCGTCTCCCTCGCCATCATCGAGCAGCTCCAGCAGGACGGACGCCGCCCGTACGCCGCGATCGGCAAGGCCGTGGGCCTCTCCGAGGCCGCCGTGCGCCAGCGGGTCCAGAAGCTGCTCGACCAGGGCGTCATGCAGATCGTCGCCGTCACGGACCCGCTCACCGTGGGGTTCCGCAGGCAGGCGATGGTCGGTGTCAACGTCGAAGGCGACCTCGACCCGGTGGCCGAAGCGCTGACTGCCATGTCGGAAGTCGAGTACGTGGTGATGACCGCGGGCTCGTTCGACATCCTCGCCGAGATCGTCTGCGAGGACGACGACCACCTGCTGGACGTCATCAACAAACGCATCCGGGCCCTGCCCGGGGTGCGCTCCACCGAGAGCTTCGTCTACCTCAAGCTCAAGAAGCAGACCTACATGTGGGGAACCCGATAG
- a CDS encoding LAETG motif-containing sortase-dependent surface protein, producing the protein MRILGVASASAALALGVAGNALACNIKDFSAAATCDGNGKGIITVTDVDSSAKEATITVFLERNGADDHQVGSAQKVIGSKDGATISFSEDWAPKAEYRIHVSVPNIVDKDISPNLVTKDEACTTKSESPSPSASPEPSESASSDTPSDSASPSDSESSAAPATPGDNQPSAAAGESNLAETGANSNTPVIAGIAGALVVVGGGAVFFGMRRRGASKAS; encoded by the coding sequence GTGCGAATCCTCGGCGTTGCCTCCGCCTCTGCCGCGCTCGCGCTCGGCGTCGCCGGCAACGCACTCGCTTGCAACATCAAGGACTTCTCGGCCGCCGCCACCTGTGACGGCAACGGGAAGGGCATCATCACCGTGACCGATGTCGACTCCTCCGCCAAGGAAGCCACCATCACGGTCTTCCTCGAGCGCAACGGCGCCGACGACCACCAGGTCGGGTCCGCCCAGAAGGTCATCGGCAGCAAGGACGGCGCCACCATCTCCTTCTCGGAGGACTGGGCGCCCAAGGCCGAGTACCGGATCCACGTCAGCGTCCCGAACATCGTGGACAAGGACATCTCGCCGAACCTGGTGACCAAGGACGAGGCCTGCACGACGAAGTCGGAGTCGCCGTCCCCGTCGGCGAGCCCGGAGCCGTCGGAGTCCGCCTCCTCGGACACTCCCTCGGACTCGGCCAGCCCGTCCGACTCGGAGAGCAGCGCCGCTCCGGCCACCCCGGGCGACAACCAGCCGTCCGCGGCCGCCGGTGAGTCCAACCTCGCCGAGACCGGTGCGAACTCCAACACCCCGGTGATCGCCGGTATCGCCGGCGCGCTCGTCGTCGTCGGTGGCGGAGCGGTCTTCTTCGGCATGCGCCGCCGTGGCGCCTCGAAGGCGAGCTGA
- a CDS encoding VOC family protein codes for MYQQMIFVNLPVSDVAASRKFFTELGYTINPQFSTDDCACVVISDTIIAMLLGRQRYADFTKKEIADATKTSEVLLCLSAESREKVDELVDAAIVAGGSGTGEAQDQGFMYGRAFDDLDGHTWEVMWMDPAAVQG; via the coding sequence ATGTACCAGCAGATGATCTTCGTGAACCTGCCCGTGTCCGACGTCGCCGCCTCGAGGAAGTTCTTCACGGAGCTCGGCTACACGATCAACCCCCAGTTCTCCACCGACGACTGCGCCTGTGTGGTGATCAGCGACACGATCATCGCGATGCTGCTCGGCCGGCAGCGCTACGCGGACTTCACCAAAAAGGAGATCGCGGACGCGACGAAGACCAGCGAGGTGCTGCTGTGTCTGAGCGCCGAGAGCCGCGAGAAGGTCGACGAGCTGGTCGACGCCGCCATCGTGGCGGGCGGCTCGGGCACCGGCGAGGCACAGGACCAGGGCTTCATGTACGGGCGTGCCTTCGACGACCTCGACGGCCACACCTGGGAGGTCATGTGGATGGACCCGGCGGCGGTCCAGGGCTGA
- a CDS encoding DUF4240 domain-containing protein, whose product MDAEEFWNLIGRARGMAVDPADVEDIAEQATVLLAGYAPRDILGAEQVLQELMAASDRASLRAAAWVISGGSPCFDEGFDYFRGWLIAQGREVFEGVVAHADRLAELPEISASAPEGIEPDGEEILGIAQDAYERATGAELPEGAFTFDDPAVDPDHDFDDRERMTALLPRLTALYPG is encoded by the coding sequence ATGGACGCGGAAGAGTTCTGGAACCTGATCGGGCGGGCCCGCGGCATGGCTGTCGACCCGGCCGACGTCGAGGACATCGCCGAGCAGGCCACCGTGCTGCTGGCCGGGTACGCCCCCCGGGACATCCTCGGCGCCGAGCAGGTCCTGCAAGAGCTGATGGCCGCGTCCGACCGAGCTTCCCTCCGGGCCGCGGCCTGGGTCATCAGCGGTGGCAGCCCCTGTTTCGACGAGGGTTTCGACTACTTCCGCGGATGGCTGATCGCCCAGGGCCGGGAGGTCTTCGAAGGCGTCGTCGCGCACGCCGACCGGCTGGCCGAGCTCCCGGAGATCTCTGCGTCGGCGCCCGAGGGGATCGAACCCGACGGTGAGGAGATTCTTGGCATCGCCCAGGACGCCTACGAGAGGGCGACCGGCGCCGAACTGCCCGAGGGCGCCTTCACCTTCGACGACCCAGCAGTCGATCCGGACCACGACTTCGACGACCGTGAGCGTATGACCGCCCTGCTGCCCCGGCTCACCGCCCTGTACCCGGGCTGA